A single Candidatus Poribacteria bacterium DNA region contains:
- a CDS encoding cytochrome c produces the protein MKVWKLSSALVCLLILIFGYRTVDAQENLAQQAYAIFEQSCLNCHGPNGA, from the coding sequence ATGAAGGTTTGGAAACTTTCCAGCGCACTTGTGTGTCTGTTGATACTCATCTTCGGTTACCGAACGGTAGATGCCCAGGAAAATCTTGCCCAGCAAGCGTATGCGATTTTTGAGCAGAGCTGCCTCAACTGCCACGGACCCAATGGGGCGT
- a CDS encoding phosphoenolpyruvate hydrolase family protein — protein sequence MPDYRRDQVLERLKTELDRDKPLLAVGAGTGITAKFAEQGGADLIVIYNSGRYRMSGFGSCAGLLAYGDANAIVMEMGEREVLPVVKETPVIAGVNGTDPTRRMSNFLKQVRDVGFDGVNNFPTVGVIDGTFRVTLEETGMGFYKEVETIGIAHEMDLFTIVYVFNPEESENMAKVGADVIIAHMGTTVGGTIGAETAFTLEDAAVRVQEICDAARAVNPDVLCLAHGGPISKAPEAAFINEKTDAVGFVGASSIERFACEESIPRVTASFKE from the coding sequence ATGCCAGATTATAGACGAGATCAAGTTTTAGAACGACTGAAGACAGAATTGGATAGAGATAAACCCTTACTGGCTGTGGGGGCGGGAACAGGTATCACGGCGAAATTTGCGGAACAGGGTGGGGCGGACCTGATTGTGATTTACAATTCCGGTCGCTACCGGATGTCGGGGTTCGGTTCCTGCGCTGGACTTTTGGCTTATGGTGACGCGAATGCCATCGTTATGGAGATGGGTGAACGTGAAGTGCTACCCGTTGTCAAGGAGACCCCTGTGATTGCGGGTGTCAACGGTACAGACCCGACGCGCCGGATGAGCAACTTTCTTAAGCAGGTCCGAGATGTCGGATTCGACGGGGTTAATAACTTCCCGACCGTTGGCGTGATTGACGGAACTTTTCGGGTAACGCTTGAAGAAACAGGGATGGGTTTCTACAAAGAGGTAGAAACAATCGGTATCGCGCATGAGATGGATCTGTTCACCATCGTCTATGTTTTCAACCCGGAAGAGTCTGAAAATATGGCGAAGGTCGGGGCGGATGTCATCATCGCGCACATGGGAACGACGGTAGGCGGCACGATCGGTGCGGAGACGGCTTTCACACTTGAAGATGCGGCGGTGCGGGTGCAGGAGATTTGCGATGCAGCAAGAGCCGTGAACCCGGATGTCCTCTGCTTGGCACACGGGGGTCCCATCTCAAAGGCACCAGAGGCGGCGTTTATCAACGAGAAAACGGATGCCGTTGGCTTCGTGGGTGCCTCCAGCATCGAACGGTTCGCCTGTGAGGAGAGTATCCCGCGGGTTACGGCTTCCTTCAAGGAATAG
- a CDS encoding sulfatase-like hydrolase/transferase, producing the protein MAKQPNIVLLGVDSLLATHMSCYGYHRLTTPHIDRFAESGTLFEKTYSPHIPTTSAYASMLTGLDTFSTQVVALRHQGPLREEVKTLPEILRDAGYDTTCVGFGGPSARGFDTYLDYSGWGPDDTGRSPKAENLNKTTLPELNRLIDQSDEKPFFLFLRHMDPHSPYLPPAPYERMFYHGDECDPSNTSMEPVMTFKPFCDYFASWMPPGITDKDYVIAQYDGAIAYMDACIQTLFNALETRGVLDETIVVINGDHGETLYDHECWFDHHGLYDVTLHVPLIIRYPGRVPAGKRVAGYNQHKDLVPTLLELADLESDIAFDGESLTPLMNGEITSYESEFYITECTWMRKHGWRTPEWKLIVALEPDFHFKPPVELYNLIQDPDENNNLVDEHPDIVNMLETRMKSWILQREQETGLTNPIMTQGDWHGHKGVGPFKTSEQAYNTMHIGDAGAAARLQAKSRDE; encoded by the coding sequence ATGGCAAAACAGCCAAATATTGTATTGCTGGGAGTTGATTCACTACTCGCGACACACATGAGTTGTTACGGGTATCACCGACTGACGACGCCTCACATCGACCGCTTTGCAGAAAGTGGCACCCTCTTTGAAAAAACGTATAGTCCACACATTCCAACGACGAGTGCTTATGCGTCAATGCTGACTGGGTTGGATACGTTCAGTACGCAGGTCGTTGCTTTGCGGCACCAAGGACCGCTTCGCGAAGAGGTCAAAACGTTGCCAGAAATCCTCCGGGACGCAGGCTATGACACCACCTGTGTCGGATTCGGCGGACCGAGTGCACGCGGATTTGATACCTATCTTGACTACTCTGGATGGGGTCCCGATGACACTGGACGTAGTCCGAAAGCGGAAAATCTCAACAAAACCACGCTCCCAGAACTCAATAGACTCATAGATCAGAGCGATGAGAAACCTTTTTTTCTATTCCTACGCCACATGGACCCACACTCACCTTATTTGCCGCCTGCTCCTTATGAACGGATGTTCTATCACGGTGATGAATGCGATCCGAGCAACACCTCCATGGAACCGGTGATGACGTTTAAGCCGTTTTGCGATTACTTTGCTTCATGGATGCCACCGGGAATTACGGATAAAGATTACGTCATCGCGCAATACGACGGTGCTATCGCTTATATGGATGCGTGCATTCAGACGCTCTTCAATGCCCTTGAAACGCGTGGCGTGTTGGATGAGACAATCGTCGTTATCAATGGAGACCACGGCGAAACCCTTTATGACCACGAATGTTGGTTCGATCATCACGGACTCTACGATGTCACGCTACATGTACCGCTCATTATCCGTTATCCTGGGCGAGTGCCTGCCGGAAAACGGGTTGCTGGATACAATCAACACAAAGATCTCGTGCCGACACTCCTTGAATTAGCAGACCTCGAATCAGACATCGCATTCGATGGAGAGAGCCTCACCCCTTTAATGAACGGTGAGATTACCTCTTACGAGAGTGAATTCTACATTACAGAATGCACGTGGATGCGGAAGCATGGCTGGCGTACCCCTGAATGGAAACTCATCGTTGCGCTTGAACCCGATTTCCATTTTAAACCTCCTGTAGAACTCTATAACCTTATCCAAGATCCTGATGAGAACAACAATCTCGTTGATGAGCATCCAGATATCGTCAATATGCTCGAAACACGCATGAAGAGCTGGATTCTCCAGAGAGAACAGGAGACGGGTTTGACGAATCCGATTATGACGCAGGGGGATTGGCACGGACATAAAGGTGTTGGTCCGTTCAAGACCTCCGAACAAGCATACAACACGATGCACATCGGGGATGCCGGGGCAGCGGCACGTTTACAGGCGAAATCTCGGGACGAATAG
- a CDS encoding phytanoyl-CoA dioxygenase family protein, whose amino-acid sequence MQNELTESQINFYQENGFLVIENFLDAEELTEWRRCTDESVEERLGNSVKFMTNQMDAKQFYARVFTQCLRLSDTHTGMRKLVHDPRLGKMAAQLTDVDGVRIWHDQALIKPPHGNPTAWHLDVPYWSFDSRDAVSFWVALDDATLANGCMWYLPGTHKTARFDNVGIGINIGELFNVYPEWKQIEPQCAPCPAGSIAWHSGLVAHGAGANMTIHHRRAMTCGFMPDGCTFNGKRNILPEPYFNSLEIGDVLNDDIQNTLIWHKDWDA is encoded by the coding sequence ATGCAGAACGAACTCACCGAATCACAAATTAATTTTTATCAGGAAAACGGCTTTCTTGTCATTGAGAACTTTCTTGATGCTGAGGAATTGACGGAGTGGCGACGTTGTACCGATGAATCCGTTGAGGAACGGCTCGGAAATTCAGTAAAATTCATGACGAACCAGATGGATGCCAAGCAGTTTTACGCACGCGTCTTTACACAGTGTCTCCGTCTATCAGACACACATACGGGTATGCGGAAACTGGTGCACGATCCGAGACTCGGTAAGATGGCAGCACAGTTAACGGATGTCGATGGTGTGCGGATTTGGCACGATCAAGCACTAATTAAACCGCCCCATGGCAATCCCACCGCATGGCATCTCGATGTCCCGTACTGGTCCTTTGATTCACGGGATGCCGTCTCGTTCTGGGTTGCGCTGGACGATGCCACACTTGCGAACGGATGTATGTGGTATCTCCCCGGCACCCATAAAACAGCCCGCTTTGATAATGTCGGCATTGGAATAAATATCGGTGAACTGTTTAACGTATATCCAGAATGGAAACAGATTGAACCGCAGTGTGCTCCTTGTCCCGCAGGCTCTATCGCATGGCACAGCGGACTCGTCGCCCATGGTGCTGGCGCAAATATGACGATCCATCATCGTAGAGCAATGACATGCGGTTTCATGCCCGATGGATGCACTTTCAATGGAAAGCGAAATATTCTGCCGGAACCCTATTTTAACTCACTGGAAATTGGCGATGTGCTTAACGACGATATTCAGAATACGCTTATTTGGCATAAGGACTGGGACGCTTAA
- a CDS encoding transcriptional regulator — protein MNCEMSETRMRILQLLKMRAGMTIGQLKEALHISQMGIRQHLAILEAEGLVEHYREKQGRGRPPHIYQLTDAANSLFPTTYANFAVGLMHEVAKFNGPGFINKVFRGRMKSQLQTYQQRLQGKTLSERVKELAHIRDEEGYMARFDEDEDDYVLTEHNCPIALIAQEYPHVCEMETTLFRQSLDAKVVRVEHLMQGSHKCCYRISKAREE, from the coding sequence ATGAATTGCGAAATGAGTGAAACCCGAATGCGAATCCTGCAACTGCTGAAAATGCGTGCCGGTATGACTATCGGTCAACTGAAAGAGGCTTTGCATATCAGTCAGATGGGGATCCGACAACACCTTGCTATACTTGAGGCAGAGGGGTTGGTCGAACACTACCGGGAAAAGCAGGGACGTGGTCGTCCACCTCATATCTATCAATTGACCGATGCGGCAAATAGCCTCTTCCCCACGACCTACGCCAACTTTGCCGTTGGATTGATGCATGAAGTCGCCAAATTCAACGGACCAGGTTTCATCAACAAAGTCTTTCGAGGTCGGATGAAATCGCAGTTACAGACGTATCAACAACGGCTTCAAGGGAAGACGCTATCCGAACGCGTTAAAGAACTTGCCCATATCCGTGATGAAGAGGGATACATGGCGCGCTTTGATGAAGATGAGGACGATTACGTCTTAACGGAACACAATTGTCCTATAGCCTTGATTGCGCAAGAATACCCACACGTCTGCGAAATGGAAACGACACTCTTCCGGCAATCCTTAGACGCAAAAGTCGTTCGAGTAGAACATCTCATGCAAGGAAGCCATAAATGTTGCTACCGGATTTCTAAAGCCCGCGAAGAGTAA
- a CDS encoding 4Fe-4S dicluster domain-containing protein, which yields MPDETGRRGFFKEALNQLIQPVAEFLDDRISDHLPAEAPSNRPLFRPPGALPEVEFLEKCHRCGNCVKNCPANAIFPLQTTQPDIANTPYIDPEEQPCVICDSLACMYVCPSGALQTVYAEDIKIGLAIFRAETCLRTKDVDCTYCVDTCPIGEDAIHFTSAGVVEVIDAGCTGCGVCQYACPTSPKSIVIEPLTA from the coding sequence ATGCCTGATGAAACGGGGAGACGCGGCTTTTTCAAGGAAGCCTTGAACCAACTCATCCAACCGGTCGCCGAATTTCTGGATGACAGGATAAGCGATCATTTGCCTGCTGAGGCACCGAGTAACCGTCCGCTTTTCCGCCCTCCAGGGGCGTTACCTGAAGTGGAATTCTTAGAAAAGTGCCATCGGTGTGGCAACTGCGTCAAGAACTGTCCTGCAAACGCCATTTTCCCTTTACAGACCACCCAACCCGACATCGCGAATACACCTTATATCGATCCTGAAGAACAGCCATGCGTCATCTGCGATTCATTGGCGTGTATGTACGTCTGTCCCAGCGGCGCTTTGCAAACCGTTTATGCTGAAGATATTAAAATCGGTTTGGCAATTTTCAGGGCCGAAACCTGTCTTCGGACCAAAGATGTAGATTGTACTTATTGTGTCGATACGTGTCCGATTGGCGAGGATGCGATTCACTTCACGTCAGCCGGCGTTGTAGAGGTTATTGACGCTGGATGCACAGGATGCGGAGTATGTCAATACGCCTGTCCAACTTCACCAAAGTCGATAGTTATTGAACCTCTCACTGCGTGA
- a CDS encoding GNAT family N-acetyltransferase, translated as MGYKKYQRKLGEVFLTWENYTVVPIGLTLQLEFSVHWEPGRGERPNCTVQALRDGIEIGNCQSVSGGEFSDRSDAQDWFHTTWLGVKDEFQGQGIGRHLLQRTFHEMRNIGYRHAAISTDWENYRAFLFYSNFGYQISDWTYGLLKIQL; from the coding sequence CTGGGGTATAAAAAGTACCAGCGTAAGTTGGGTGAGGTATTTTTAACATGGGAAAACTACACTGTCGTTCCAATCGGACTGACACTGCAGCTGGAGTTTTCTGTGCATTGGGAACCCGGTAGAGGCGAACGCCCAAACTGCACTGTGCAAGCGCTTCGCGATGGAATAGAGATCGGCAATTGTCAGTCTGTATCGGGCGGTGAGTTTTCGGACCGCTCTGACGCGCAAGATTGGTTCCACACTACGTGGCTTGGTGTGAAGGACGAATTTCAGGGACAGGGCATAGGTCGCCATTTGCTCCAACGAACATTCCACGAGATGCGTAATATCGGATATCGGCACGCTGCGATTAGCACCGATTGGGAAAATTATCGTGCCTTTCTCTTTTACAGTAACTTCGGTTATCAGATTTCGGATTGGACTTATGGACTGTTGAAGATTCAGTTGTAG
- a CDS encoding IS200/IS605 family element transposase accessory protein TnpB, which produces MVKMRTYKLKIPYTEHLDELNSASASVWGECLALQEVWCYMHGSWGYFPCIKSCELWMDKKLSKSQPIHSQSIQEVRSRYFKNWYGFRVLRRNGDKTARPPHKEKRFQTTTWKKSAIRFKEGLFGKQVVLSNGRCGKSLVVDLPKNFDMKNAPTLINLVYNRGQYELHFVYKIDESEKSEAEGVVGVDIGEVHPMVSHDGVITEIFNGRYIRSLYRLRNKVIASMNTKIDRCERHSQRWWHLVRRKWKRIKKIDNQIRDGLHKHTTKFVKICEERGVGTIVLGDLTHIRDDIDYGKKSNQKLHQWAFGKITQLITYKAEALGIKVEVINEAYTSQTCLNCGKRNKPQKRNYKCKCGFEWHRDGVGAINIRQKYLGCLGTPVAATMASPVGIRLEGRCCSA; this is translated from the coding sequence ATGGTAAAAATGCGAACCTATAAACTCAAGATCCCGTATACTGAACACTTGGATGAGTTGAATTCTGCCTCAGCGTCGGTATGGGGTGAGTGTTTGGCGTTACAGGAGGTATGGTGTTATATGCATGGTTCGTGGGGTTACTTTCCTTGTATTAAGTCGTGTGAATTATGGATGGATAAGAAGTTAAGTAAATCGCAACCCATTCATTCACAAAGTATACAAGAGGTGCGTTCGCGTTACTTCAAGAATTGGTATGGTTTTCGGGTGTTAAGACGTAATGGCGATAAAACCGCCAGACCTCCGCATAAAGAGAAACGCTTTCAAACAACCACTTGGAAAAAGTCAGCAATTCGTTTCAAAGAGGGTTTGTTTGGTAAGCAGGTTGTTTTGTCTAATGGTAGGTGTGGTAAGTCTTTGGTGGTAGATTTGCCAAAGAACTTTGATATGAAAAATGCTCCTACTCTCATCAATCTTGTGTATAACAGGGGTCAGTATGAGTTACATTTTGTTTACAAGATTGATGAGAGTGAGAAATCGGAAGCGGAAGGAGTTGTAGGTGTTGACATTGGCGAGGTGCATCCTATGGTGTCTCATGATGGTGTGATTACTGAGATTTTCAATGGGCGGTATATTAGAAGTTTATACCGGTTGAGGAATAAGGTAATTGCGTCTATGAACACAAAGATAGACAGGTGTGAGCGTCATTCTCAGCGTTGGTGGCACTTGGTGCGACGTAAATGGAAACGCATCAAAAAGATAGATAATCAGATACGCGATGGTTTACACAAGCATACTACAAAGTTTGTGAAGATTTGCGAAGAGCGAGGCGTTGGCACTATTGTTTTGGGCGATTTAACGCATATACGCGATGATATAGATTACGGTAAAAAGTCCAATCAAAAGTTACATCAGTGGGCGTTTGGTAAAATCACGCAACTGATAACCTACAAAGCAGAGGCTTTAGGTATCAAAGTGGAGGTGATTAATGAGGCGTATACTTCACAGACTTGTTTGAATTGCGGTAAGAGGAATAAGCCTCAAAAGCGTAACTACAAATGCAAGTGTGGGTTTGAATGGCACCGCGATGGCGTTGGTGCGATTAATATAAGACAAAAGTATCTTGGGTGTTTAGGCACCCCAGTAGCGGCGACTATGGCATCGCCCGTCGGAATTCGCTTAGAAGGCCGATGTTGCTCCGCCTGA
- a CDS encoding ATP-binding protein has translation MSNEHKVLLTIPMYPDMELAAAKTGSVLAELKDFNEEAVEEIQLAIIESCINASEHSQSEDKEVHIQFLVTDDQLEIKITDRGVGITADTLDGTRLLGRPSVHPDLRKRGRGLQIIRALMDEVVIESSPNGTTVSFTKKKTPK, from the coding sequence GTGTCAAATGAGCACAAAGTACTCCTCACTATACCGATGTATCCTGATATGGAACTTGCCGCAGCGAAAACTGGCTCTGTCCTTGCTGAATTGAAGGACTTCAACGAGGAAGCAGTTGAAGAGATTCAACTCGCTATCATCGAATCTTGTATCAACGCCTCTGAACACAGTCAAAGCGAGGATAAGGAAGTACACATTCAGTTTTTAGTTACGGACGATCAGTTAGAAATCAAAATTACGGACCGGGGGGTCGGTATAACTGCAGATACACTCGACGGCACCCGCTTACTTGGTAGGCCAAGTGTACACCCTGATTTACGTAAGCGCGGAAGAGGCTTACAAATTATTAGAGCCTTAATGGATGAAGTGGTTATAGAAAGTAGCCCGAACGGGACCACTGTTAGTTTCACGAAAAAGAAGACACCCAAATAG
- a CDS encoding STAS domain-containing protein has protein sequence MYHVSVLGQFTSLCQDFREVSDLLDKFDIQIREAKDHAVIETVGYLNDALGEQLAEKAQELIQNGCTQLVINLENTTLINSIGISILIEIIEALTEREGTLNFCGLSATQERTFRMMAIAKYAGIFPDEESAVANL, from the coding sequence ATATATCACGTTTCTGTTTTGGGGCAGTTCACAAGTCTCTGTCAAGACTTTAGGGAGGTAAGCGATTTGTTGGACAAATTCGATATTCAAATTCGAGAAGCGAAAGATCACGCCGTGATTGAAACAGTAGGATACTTGAATGATGCACTCGGAGAACAACTCGCCGAGAAAGCACAGGAACTCATTCAGAATGGTTGCACGCAACTCGTAATTAACCTTGAAAACACAACACTCATTAACAGTATTGGTATATCTATACTTATTGAGATTATAGAGGCACTTACTGAACGCGAAGGCACCCTGAATTTCTGTGGGTTGTCTGCCACACAGGAGCGCACATTCCGTATGATGGCAATTGCTAAATATGCTGGCATCTTTCCAGACGAGGAATCTGCTGTTGCCAACCTATAA
- a CDS encoding SpoIIE family protein phosphatase, which yields MVKLSGCNTMKDSNKPTSGENLQVSHQTPNTAEQTMERLIFSLSELEHLGQTLISGHSNFNHSSKTYLRITLGTLQVTRGAILRYHPTRQNLEVVASSPDEVFSPITVEPSEIEILLQHPFIESATLPECLEQFFARAATFVETIGIRLWVPLKIQDEFLGMIGLGSFLGRDALETWEKELLTTLAHQISIAIAYSQMVEGVQSEKFRLFMLAESAPQICQLLQPEAAAEQVVHQAVSLLDANAGALMLTHPERQVLEMHYTFPETLVEGHTDNSGSNGAIVPYGEETPTSLETTSVDMLKSVVKEGLPGHCPSTSDTLFGGKNLMAVPIPGRDGDILGILVVGDKEERGGSITPFTDEDVILLDSFAKQAGVAIENAHLHQEALEARQLQAEMEEARKIQENLIPETLPDIPGYEIAGHYEPRGPVGGDYYDCLALPTGQWGLAIADVSGKGMQAALLMATLRAGLISELSPGKGTAKENTEQNDLSVAALYAELIDMALTLNSLLYASGTEEKYATFFYSHLNPDTDVLTTLNAGHNPPLLIRKDGTYKWLGEEVGGIPLGMFPNDMVSNIAEYEAENVQLLSGDVVVYYTDGVTETVNIEDEYYEEDRLVEDSKACKDSDAEGIREYLHGAVMRFQGEADQFDDLTLLILRKQ from the coding sequence ATGGTTAAATTATCTGGATGCAATACTATGAAAGATTCAAACAAGCCCACGTCAGGAGAAAATTTGCAGGTGTCCCATCAAACACCAAACACCGCAGAACAGACGATGGAGCGACTTATTTTCAGCCTGTCTGAATTGGAGCATTTGGGGCAAACGCTGATCTCTGGACACAGCAATTTTAATCATTCAAGTAAAACCTATCTCCGGATCACGCTCGGAACTTTGCAAGTCACACGTGGAGCAATACTCCGTTATCACCCGACGCGGCAGAATCTGGAAGTCGTTGCGTCATCGCCTGATGAAGTATTTTCTCCAATCACGGTCGAGCCAAGCGAAATCGAGATTTTGCTACAGCATCCATTCATCGAGAGCGCAACTCTACCAGAATGTCTTGAACAATTCTTCGCCCGGGCTGCCACATTCGTCGAAACGATTGGCATTCGTCTCTGGGTACCTCTGAAGATTCAAGACGAATTCCTTGGAATGATTGGTTTAGGCAGCTTTTTGGGCAGAGACGCCTTGGAAACATGGGAGAAGGAATTGTTAACAACCCTTGCTCACCAAATTTCAATCGCCATTGCTTATTCGCAAATGGTGGAGGGCGTTCAAAGCGAAAAATTTCGATTGTTTATGCTCGCAGAGAGTGCACCGCAAATCTGCCAACTTCTACAACCTGAAGCTGCCGCGGAACAGGTCGTACACCAAGCAGTCTCACTCTTAGACGCTAATGCTGGGGCACTCATGCTTACGCACCCGGAACGTCAGGTACTTGAGATGCACTACACCTTTCCAGAGACATTAGTTGAAGGGCACACAGACAATTCCGGTTCTAATGGTGCCATCGTTCCTTATGGCGAAGAGACACCCACATCCTTGGAAACAACATCCGTAGACATGTTGAAATCTGTTGTTAAGGAAGGATTGCCGGGGCATTGCCCCTCAACATCCGATACCCTTTTCGGCGGAAAGAATTTGATGGCAGTCCCTATTCCTGGACGCGACGGTGATATTCTGGGCATCCTCGTTGTTGGTGATAAAGAGGAGCGTGGTGGTAGCATCACACCCTTTACCGATGAGGATGTTATCCTCCTTGATTCTTTTGCAAAACAGGCAGGAGTCGCTATCGAAAACGCGCATTTACATCAGGAAGCACTGGAGGCACGTCAGTTACAAGCGGAAATGGAGGAAGCTCGAAAGATACAGGAGAACCTTATCCCGGAGACGCTACCTGACATTCCTGGATATGAAATTGCTGGGCATTATGAACCACGCGGTCCCGTTGGAGGCGACTATTATGATTGTCTCGCCTTGCCGACCGGACAGTGGGGACTCGCAATTGCAGACGTTTCTGGAAAAGGGATGCAAGCGGCACTTCTTATGGCAACATTACGTGCGGGGCTCATCTCTGAATTGTCCCCCGGAAAAGGCACAGCAAAGGAAAATACAGAGCAAAATGACCTGAGTGTGGCTGCCTTGTACGCTGAACTTATCGATATGGCTTTGACGCTTAACTCGCTCCTTTACGCCAGCGGGACAGAAGAGAAGTACGCGACTTTCTTCTACAGTCATCTTAACCCTGATACGGATGTCTTGACGACACTCAACGCCGGGCATAATCCACCACTGCTCATTAGAAAGGATGGCACCTATAAGTGGTTGGGTGAAGAGGTTGGCGGCATTCCACTGGGGATGTTTCCGAACGATATGGTGTCGAACATCGCTGAGTATGAAGCCGAGAATGTCCAACTCCTAAGTGGTGATGTTGTCGTATATTATACAGACGGGGTTACGGAAACCGTCAATATTGAAGATGAATATTATGAGGAAGACCGACTCGTAGAGGATTCCAAAGCGTGCAAGGATTCTGATGCTGAGGGTATCCGAGAATATCTTCACGGCGCAGTCATGAGGTTTCAGGGAGAAGCCGATCAATTTGATGACCTTACCCTACTTATTTTGAGGAAACAGTAA
- a CDS encoding DUF58 domain-containing protein, producing the protein MQQSSSIGRSFLDPAILARIGNLELIAKFVVEGFISGLHKSPYHGFSVEFSQYRQYMPGDDTKHIDWKAYARTDRYYIKQFEEETNLNCYLLLDTSESMLHPIDEAQADDPTIEESGTGQKLTKLRYASFLIASLAYFMAKQRDAVGFAYFDDTLRQYLPARSSTSHLHSILLTLETLQTAKSTRMGMPLHQIAERLTKRGLVLFVSDLYDEDQTEVVEGLEHLRYDGHEVIVFHVLAHQELAFADFEAGRSAEALIRFIDSENDAEIITTPQAIQESYLNNFNEFLNTYRLALRQSDIDYNMITTATPIDLALASYLAKRHGVL; encoded by the coding sequence ATGCAACAAAGTTCATCAATCGGACGCTCATTTTTAGATCCAGCCATCCTCGCTCGAATCGGGAATCTTGAATTGATTGCAAAATTCGTCGTTGAAGGTTTTATCTCCGGACTTCACAAAAGTCCGTATCACGGGTTCAGTGTCGAATTCTCACAATACAGACAATATATGCCCGGAGACGATACCAAACATATAGATTGGAAAGCCTACGCTCGCACTGACCGTTACTATATCAAACAATTTGAGGAGGAAACCAATCTCAATTGCTACCTCCTTTTGGATACGAGTGAGTCTATGTTGCATCCGATAGATGAGGCACAAGCGGATGATCCGACTATAGAGGAGAGTGGAACAGGACAAAAACTAACAAAGTTGCGATACGCAAGTTTCCTTATCGCGTCACTCGCCTATTTTATGGCGAAGCAACGAGATGCTGTTGGGTTTGCGTACTTTGATGATACACTTCGCCAATACCTTCCCGCTCGAAGTAGCACATCGCATTTGCACTCGATCCTGCTTACATTGGAGACGCTACAGACCGCAAAAAGCACGCGGATGGGAATGCCTTTGCATCAAATCGCGGAACGTCTAACCAAACGCGGTTTAGTCCTCTTCGTTTCCGACCTCTACGATGAAGATCAGACGGAGGTTGTTGAGGGTTTAGAGCATCTCAGATATGACGGACACGAGGTCATCGTCTTCCATGTTCTCGCACATCAGGAACTCGCATTTGCTGACTTTGAGGCAGGAAGGAGCGCAGAAGCACTGATTCGTTTCATTGATTCGGAAAATGATGCTGAGATTATCACAACGCCGCAAGCGATTCAGGAGAGTTACCTGAATAATTTCAACGAATTTCTTAATACCTATAGACTCGCCCTACGGCAATCGGATATTGACTACAACATGATAACAACAGCGACCCCAATTGACTTAGCACTGGCATCCTACCTTGCGAAGCGTCACGGAGTTCTATAG